In Sulfitobacter sp. M39, the following proteins share a genomic window:
- the trmFO gene encoding methylenetetrahydrofolate--tRNA-(uracil(54)-C(5))-methyltransferase (FADH(2)-oxidizing) TrmFO, whose amino-acid sequence MTHTLHIIGGGMAGSEAAWQAANAGIQVVLHEMRPKVGTFAHQTGLLGEMVCSNSFRSNDNEQNAVGLLHWEMRAANGLIMATAEKHRLPAGGALAVDRDPFAQSVTDALMAHPNISVEYGEITDLPREGHWIIATGPLTSGDLAQSIAAETGAEALAFFDAIAPIIYHDSIDMSKAWMQSRYDKGETEEERTAYLNCPMTKDQYEAFIDALLAADKTEFKEGETAGYFDGCLPIEVMAERGRETLRFGPMKPVGLTNPHDPDTKSYAVVQLRRDNKLGTLYNIVGFQTKMKYGAQTEVLRMIPGLENASFARLGGIHRNTFLNSPTLLDDQMRLRSQPNVRFAGQITGVEGYVESAAMGLLAGRLAVAEIKGEAAAPPPPTTATGALITHITGGADAKTFQPMNVNFGLFPPVEGLKSGRRGRKDRYKAYTDRAKTDWQGWLDGATPAA is encoded by the coding sequence ATGACACATACACTCCATATCATCGGCGGCGGCATGGCCGGATCAGAGGCTGCCTGGCAGGCGGCGAACGCGGGCATTCAGGTTGTGCTCCATGAAATGCGGCCCAAGGTCGGCACCTTCGCGCATCAGACGGGGCTGCTGGGGGAAATGGTCTGCTCCAACTCCTTCCGCTCGAATGATAACGAACAGAACGCCGTGGGGCTGCTGCATTGGGAGATGCGTGCCGCCAACGGGCTGATCATGGCGACAGCGGAGAAACACCGCCTGCCCGCCGGCGGTGCCTTGGCGGTGGACCGTGATCCCTTCGCGCAATCGGTGACAGACGCACTGATGGCGCATCCGAATATCTCGGTCGAATATGGCGAGATCACCGATCTGCCGCGCGAGGGTCACTGGATCATCGCGACCGGCCCGCTGACCTCGGGCGATCTGGCGCAGTCCATTGCTGCCGAAACCGGTGCCGAAGCGCTGGCCTTTTTCGACGCGATCGCGCCGATCATCTACCACGACAGCATCGATATGAGCAAAGCGTGGATGCAATCGCGCTATGACAAGGGCGAGACCGAGGAAGAGCGTACCGCCTACCTCAACTGCCCGATGACCAAGGACCAATACGAGGCGTTCATCGACGCGCTGCTCGCCGCGGATAAAACTGAATTCAAGGAAGGCGAGACGGCGGGCTACTTCGATGGCTGCCTCCCGATCGAGGTGATGGCCGAACGCGGGCGCGAAACGCTGCGCTTTGGTCCGATGAAGCCCGTTGGCCTGACCAACCCCCATGATCCCGACACCAAATCCTATGCCGTGGTGCAGCTGCGCCGCGATAACAAGCTGGGCACGCTGTATAATATCGTCGGCTTCCAGACCAAGATGAAATACGGGGCCCAGACCGAAGTGCTGCGGATGATCCCGGGGCTTGAAAATGCCTCCTTCGCGCGGCTTGGCGGTATCCACCGCAATACGTTCCTGAACTCGCCCACGCTGTTGGACGATCAGATGCGTCTGCGCAGCCAGCCGAACGTGCGGTTCGCGGGGCAGATCACCGGCGTCGAAGGCTATGTGGAAAGCGCCGCGATGGGGCTGCTTGCCGGGCGTCTGGCCGTGGCCGAGATCAAGGGCGAAGCGGCCGCACCACCCCCGCCGACCACTGCGACCGGTGCCTTGATCACCCATATCACCGGCGGCGCGGATGCGAAAACCTTCCAGCCGATGAACGTCAACTTTGGCCTGTTCCCACCGGTCGAGGGGCTTAAATCCGGCCGTCGCGGCCGCAAGGATCGCTATAAAGCCTACACCGACCGCGCCAAGACTGACTGGCAGGGCTGGTTGGACGGCGCCACTCCCGCAGCATGA
- a CDS encoding enoyl-CoA hydratase, with the protein MVEMACDGAVVRLTMNAPDRLNALSDEMLAALQARLDEIAHRPDIRVVILAGAGKAFCAGHDLKQMTGLRDAKDGGVAGFQDLFERCARLMARIQSLPQPVIAQVHGIATAAGCQLVATCDLAVAAEDTRFGVNGVNIGLFCSTPMVALSRNIPRKQAFDMLTTGEFIDAARARELGLINRFAPPDELATQTTALAQQIADKLGTAVKIGKQAFYAQLAMPVAQAYVYTGDVMVENMLNPDTAEGIAAFLEKRTPEWDQ; encoded by the coding sequence ATGGTCGAAATGGCATGTGACGGTGCGGTAGTCCGGTTGACGATGAACGCGCCGGACCGGTTGAACGCGCTGTCGGACGAGATGCTGGCCGCGTTGCAGGCGCGCCTGGACGAGATCGCGCATCGTCCCGATATACGGGTCGTCATCCTTGCCGGGGCGGGCAAAGCGTTCTGCGCCGGGCACGATCTAAAGCAAATGACGGGACTGCGCGACGCCAAGGATGGGGGTGTCGCCGGCTTCCAAGACCTGTTCGAACGCTGCGCCCGTCTGATGGCGCGTATCCAGTCCCTGCCTCAACCCGTGATCGCGCAAGTCCACGGCATCGCCACTGCCGCAGGATGTCAGCTGGTCGCGACCTGCGATCTTGCGGTCGCGGCCGAGGATACGCGCTTTGGCGTAAACGGGGTGAATATCGGCCTGTTCTGCTCGACCCCGATGGTCGCGCTCAGCCGCAATATCCCGCGCAAACAGGCGTTCGACATGCTGACCACGGGCGAGTTTATCGATGCAGCCCGCGCCCGCGAGCTGGGGTTGATTAACCGCTTCGCCCCACCAGACGAGCTTGCGACGCAGACGACAGCGCTGGCCCAGCAGATCGCGGACAAGCTGGGCACAGCGGTCAAGATCGGCAAACAGGCCTTCTATGCGCAGCTCGCCATGCCGGTCGCGCAAGCTTATGTCTACACGGGCGACGTGATGGTGGAAAACATGCTCAACCCCGACACAGCCGAGGGCATCGCGGCCTTCCTGGAAAAACGCACCCCTGAGTGGGATCAGTAA
- a CDS encoding PaaI family thioesterase → MPIMMDADALSVFMKDVFKQVADDFAIDHVGETDLTTRLLTADRHLRPGGTVSGPSIFALADVSAYLMTLARIGPKALAVTTNCSIDFMRKPAANTDLIAKTRLLKLGKLLSICDVLVYSDGLDDPVARASLTYAIPPR, encoded by the coding sequence ATGCCAATTATGATGGATGCCGATGCGCTTTCGGTTTTTATGAAAGACGTGTTCAAACAGGTCGCCGATGATTTCGCCATCGACCATGTCGGAGAGACGGATCTGACCACACGTTTGCTCACCGCGGACCGGCACCTGCGCCCCGGCGGCACCGTGTCCGGCCCGTCGATCTTCGCCCTGGCCGATGTCAGCGCCTATCTGATGACCTTGGCGCGGATCGGGCCCAAGGCGCTGGCGGTGACCACAAACTGTTCGATCGATTTCATGCGCAAGCCTGCGGCCAACACCGATCTGATCGCCAAGACGCGGCTGCTCAAGCTCGGCAAACTGCTGTCGATTTGTGATGTGTTGGTCTATTCCGACGGGCTGGATGACCCTGTCGCGCGGGCATCGCTGACCTATGCCATTCCGCCACGCTGA
- a CDS encoding DUF1127 domain-containing protein: MTQTLTLNHETVAILNQRSTPFAAVLAVKFAVCVTKMASRRRTRKALAQLEPWQLADVGLTPRQAHDESIRVFWKA; encoded by the coding sequence ATGACACAGACCCTGACCCTCAACCACGAAACTGTGGCAATCCTGAACCAGCGCAGCACACCGTTTGCCGCTGTTCTTGCGGTCAAATTTGCGGTCTGCGTCACGAAGATGGCATCGCGTCGCCGGACACGCAAAGCGCTCGCACAGCTTGAGCCTTGGCAGTTGGCAGACGTGGGACTCACACCGCGACAGGCTCATGACGAGTCTATTCGGGTGTTCTGGAAGGCGTAA
- a CDS encoding aminotransferase-like domain-containing protein — MGTIWRPDQIDGPGPKYKAVVTMIRNGISNGALSAGEKLPPVRELAWKLGVTPGTVARAYTMLTESGTLQAEVGRGTFIALPPTTPDRNSPIEMDVIAHHVHQGTKNYPADTYAVNMFSPHLPSAGQATLIRNLMAEVAQDPASGVMHYPSRTGARPAREAVVKWLAGTPLGSFTEADVILSHGGQNGLSLVFQSILQGRRPAIAIEDLSYPGFRRAGELLRADVIPVAMDKDGVIPEALDEVARNHDLQIFCTSPEVHNPTAGFTPVARREALVEVARKHDFQIVEDDCYRMRVERAPTYRMLAPERGWYVSSLAKTLTPALRIGFAIGPRQRTPDLRRVAEYNCFGLATPLIDLCAKLLVHPDIDAIAEGTRQGFNAYVQSAVNILGGYDVAWRINVPFLWLSLPVGWRAGAFCQAAEGQGVQIRSAEEFVCRDARAPHAVRLAINAGVALHSFEDAIMRLRHLLDSPPEQLSV; from the coding sequence ATGGGTACAATTTGGCGACCTGATCAAATTGACGGGCCTGGCCCCAAATACAAAGCCGTTGTTACAATGATACGAAACGGTATCTCGAACGGCGCTTTATCGGCGGGGGAAAAACTGCCGCCGGTGCGGGAACTGGCATGGAAGCTTGGCGTCACGCCGGGGACCGTGGCACGGGCCTATACGATGCTGACCGAAAGCGGGACGTTGCAGGCCGAGGTCGGGCGCGGCACCTTTATTGCGCTGCCGCCCACGACCCCCGATCGCAACAGCCCGATCGAGATGGATGTGATCGCCCACCACGTGCATCAAGGGACAAAGAACTACCCCGCGGACACCTATGCGGTGAACATGTTTTCACCGCACCTCCCATCGGCGGGGCAGGCGACGCTGATCCGCAATCTGATGGCGGAGGTCGCTCAGGATCCGGCGTCGGGGGTGATGCATTATCCCAGCCGCACAGGCGCGCGCCCCGCACGCGAAGCTGTGGTCAAATGGCTGGCCGGCACGCCGCTGGGATCCTTTACCGAGGCCGATGTGATCCTGTCTCACGGCGGGCAAAACGGTCTGTCGCTCGTGTTCCAGTCCATCCTGCAAGGCCGGCGCCCCGCCATCGCGATTGAAGATCTGTCGTACCCCGGTTTCCGCCGCGCGGGCGAGCTGCTGCGCGCCGATGTCATTCCGGTGGCCATGGATAAAGACGGCGTGATCCCCGAAGCGCTGGACGAGGTGGCGCGGAACCATGATCTTCAGATTTTCTGCACCTCGCCCGAAGTCCATAACCCGACCGCCGGTTTCACACCTGTGGCGCGCCGCGAGGCGCTGGTCGAGGTGGCGCGCAAACATGACTTTCAAATTGTCGAGGACGATTGTTATCGCATGCGCGTAGAGCGTGCGCCGACCTACCGGATGCTTGCCCCTGAACGCGGCTGGTATGTCTCGTCACTGGCCAAGACCCTGACCCCTGCGCTGCGCATCGGCTTCGCCATCGGCCCGCGCCAGCGCACACCCGATCTGCGTCGCGTGGCCGAATATAATTGCTTTGGCCTTGCGACCCCGCTGATCGACCTTTGTGCCAAGCTGCTGGTTCATCCAGATATCGACGCCATCGCCGAAGGCACGCGTCAGGGCTTTAACGCCTATGTCCAAAGTGCGGTGAATATATTGGGCGGATACGATGTGGCGTGGCGGATCAACGTGCCGTTCCTGTGGCTAAGCCTGCCGGTTGGCTGGCGGGCGGGTGCGTTCTGTCAGGCTGCTGAAGGACAGGGTGTGCAAATCCGCTCGGCCGAGGAATTCGTTTGCCGCGATGCCCGCGCGCCCCATGCGGTGCGGCTTGCGATTAACGCAGGCGTGGCGCTGCATAGCTTTGAGGATGCAATCATGCGCCTGCGACATCTGCTGGACTCTCCGCCGGAGCAGTTGAGTGTGTGA
- the rplM gene encoding 50S ribosomal protein L13, whose protein sequence is MKTFSATPADIDKKWIIVDAEGVVLGRLASIIAMRLRGKHKPSYTPHMDCGDNVIVINAEKIQMTGKKREENFYWHTGHPGGIKERTKAQILEGAHPERVVTQAVKRMLPGNRLSRQIMTNLRVYAGSEHPHEAQSPEVLDVKSMNSKNTRSA, encoded by the coding sequence ATGAAAACCTTTTCTGCAACACCGGCAGATATCGACAAGAAATGGATCATCGTCGACGCTGAAGGCGTCGTCCTTGGCCGTCTTGCGTCGATCATTGCCATGCGTCTGCGCGGCAAGCACAAGCCTTCCTACACACCTCACATGGATTGCGGCGACAACGTCATCGTGATCAATGCCGAGAAAATCCAGATGACCGGCAAGAAGCGTGAAGAAAACTTCTACTGGCACACTGGCCACCCCGGCGGGATCAAAGAGCGTACCAAAGCTCAGATCCTTGAAGGTGCGCACCCCGAGCGTGTTGTGACCCAAGCGGTCAAGCGCATGCTGCCCGGCAACCGCCTGAGCCGCCAGATCATGACCAACCTGCGCGTTTACGCCGGTTCCGAACACCCCCACGAGGCGCAAAGCCCCGAGGTTCTGGACGTGAAATCCATGAACTCTAAAAACACGCGGAGTGCATAA
- the rpsI gene encoding 30S ribosomal protein S9: protein MADEIKTLEGLEAAVTENIGGVQGTEVEMTPREPVRDAQGRAYATGKRKDAVARVWIKPGSGKVIVNGKAQNEYFARPVLQMILAQPFTITGTDGQFDVVATVKGGGLSGQAGAVKHGVSKALQLYDPSLRGALKAAGFLTRDSRVVERKKYGRAKARKSFQFSKR from the coding sequence ATGGCTGATGAAATCAAAACACTCGAAGGCCTCGAAGCGGCCGTAACCGAGAACATCGGTGGCGTTCAGGGGACAGAAGTTGAAATGACCCCACGCGAGCCTGTGCGTGACGCGCAAGGCCGCGCCTATGCAACCGGTAAGCGTAAAGATGCGGTTGCCCGCGTCTGGATCAAACCAGGTTCCGGTAAAGTCATCGTAAACGGCAAAGCGCAGAACGAATATTTTGCACGCCCCGTTCTGCAGATGATCCTGGCACAGCCATTCACCATCACAGGCACCGACGGTCAATTCGACGTTGTTGCAACTGTGAAAGGTGGCGGTCTGTCCGGTCAGGCGGGCGCGGTGAAGCACGGTGTTTCCAAAGCACTGCAGCTCTACGATCCCTCCCTGCGCGGCGCGCTGAAAGCGGCAGGCTTCCTGACACGTGACAGCCGTGTTGTTGAGCGTAAGAAGTACGGTCGTGCGAAAGCGCGTAAGAGCTTCCAGTTCTCCAAGCGTTAA
- a CDS encoding LLM class flavin-dependent oxidoreductase, protein MRYSVLDLSPVPEGSDARQAIANTIDLAKRTEAAGYHRYWMAEHHNMPGIASAATSVLIGHVADHTSRIRVGAGGIMLPNHAPLAIAEQFGTLATIHGDRIDLGLGRAPGGDQAVYHALRRGMQGGDRFPEDVAELIGYLGEAPAGARVMAHPGQGTHVPVWILGSSLYGAQLAAHFGLPYAFASHFAPDALEDAVAIYRRDFKPSAQWEKPHFMLAANVFAADTDEEGAYLRTSMQQAFVRLRTGKPGKLPRPVRDIDAEVGVQMRQAVDQALRVTAVGSPESVARQLSQMIETYQPDELILTGQIHDHDARVKSFEIAAQALAEIAA, encoded by the coding sequence ATGCGATATTCAGTCCTTGATCTTTCCCCCGTGCCCGAAGGGTCAGATGCCCGCCAAGCCATTGCGAATACGATTGATCTGGCAAAGCGGACCGAAGCGGCGGGTTATCATCGCTACTGGATGGCAGAGCATCACAACATGCCGGGGATCGCCTCTGCCGCGACATCGGTGTTGATCGGGCATGTGGCGGATCACACCTCTCGCATCCGTGTGGGCGCGGGGGGCATCATGTTGCCGAACCACGCGCCGCTGGCGATTGCAGAGCAGTTTGGCACGCTTGCCACGATTCACGGAGACCGGATTGATCTGGGCCTTGGTCGCGCGCCCGGTGGGGATCAGGCCGTGTACCATGCCTTGCGGCGCGGGATGCAGGGCGGCGACCGTTTCCCCGAAGATGTGGCCGAGCTGATCGGCTATCTTGGCGAGGCCCCTGCGGGCGCGCGTGTGATGGCGCATCCGGGGCAGGGCACGCATGTGCCGGTGTGGATCTTGGGCTCTTCGCTCTATGGCGCGCAGCTGGCGGCGCATTTCGGGCTGCCGTATGCCTTTGCCTCGCATTTCGCCCCCGACGCGTTGGAAGACGCCGTGGCGATTTACCGTCGCGATTTCAAACCCTCGGCGCAGTGGGAGAAACCGCATTTCATGTTGGCGGCGAATGTTTTCGCGGCGGATACCGATGAAGAGGGGGCCTACCTTCGGACCTCCATGCAGCAGGCTTTTGTGCGATTGCGCACCGGCAAACCGGGCAAGCTGCCGCGTCCCGTGCGGGATATTGATGCCGAGGTTGGCGTTCAGATGCGTCAGGCCGTTGATCAGGCGCTGCGGGTCACTGCCGTGGGCAGCCCCGAGAGCGTCGCGCGGCAACTGTCGCAGATGATTGAGACATATCAACCGGATGAATTGATCCTGACAGGGCAGATCCACGACCACGACGCGCGGGTCAAATCCTTCGAGATCGCGGCGCAGGCCTTGGCGGAGATCGCCGCCTAG
- a CDS encoding TetR/AcrR family transcriptional regulator, which yields MPKRGYHHGNLRQALIDGALKLIEDRGPTGFTLSEAAKQAGVTPAAVYRHFEGREDLIAEGALQGYDIFAELMEAAYQSGQPSALKAFEATGRAYLAFARDYPGHYIAMFESGISVNRTPDLAAAAARANGVLEQAASDLSQHIPLEKRPPASMFSAHIWALSHGVVELFARNSPGRASPFPADDLLESGIGIYLRGLGLVGPDD from the coding sequence ATGCCTAAACGCGGCTATCACCACGGCAACTTGCGACAGGCGCTGATCGACGGCGCGCTCAAACTGATCGAGGACCGCGGCCCCACGGGGTTCACCCTGTCAGAGGCGGCGAAACAGGCGGGTGTCACACCCGCAGCCGTCTATCGCCATTTCGAGGGCCGCGAAGACCTGATCGCCGAAGGCGCATTGCAAGGCTATGATATCTTTGCCGAATTGATGGAAGCCGCGTATCAATCCGGCCAGCCTTCCGCGCTCAAGGCGTTCGAGGCGACAGGCCGCGCCTATCTTGCTTTCGCCCGCGATTATCCGGGCCATTACATCGCGATGTTCGAAAGCGGCATTTCCGTCAACCGCACCCCCGATCTGGCCGCCGCTGCGGCGCGGGCCAATGGGGTCCTGGAACAGGCTGCAAGCGATCTCAGCCAGCATATCCCGTTGGAAAAACGCCCGCCCGCTTCGATGTTCTCGGCTCATATCTGGGCGCTTAGCCACGGGGTGGTGGAACTTTTCGCGCGGAATTCCCCCGGCAGGGCCTCGCCCTTTCCCGCAGATGATCTGCTGGAAAGCGGCATTGGCATCTACCTGCGCGGCCTTGGTCTGGTGGGGCCGGACGACTAG
- the ppk2 gene encoding polyphosphate kinase 2: MDLPFDGAISAYFENDAPAPINKAIKRADKDDILSDSYPHSERLGRKQYDREMDRLQIELVKLQAWARDTGTRIAMIFEGRDAAGKGGTISRFRQNLNQRSAHVVALPKPTETEAGQWYFQRYIKHLPTAGDMVFFDRSWYNRGVVEPVFGFCTEAQREAFFDQVVPLEKMLVDDGLHLFKFWLNVGRGEQLRRMLAREGDPLKQWKLSIIDVKGLAKWDAYSAAIKDTLLRSHTPQTPWTVIRSDDKRRARLAAIRTVLHAFDYTGKDTKAIGAIDDQICGGPDIWDA; the protein is encoded by the coding sequence ATGGACCTGCCCTTTGACGGTGCGATCAGCGCCTATTTCGAAAACGACGCGCCCGCGCCCATCAACAAGGCGATCAAACGCGCCGACAAGGACGATATCCTGAGCGACAGCTACCCCCATTCCGAACGTCTGGGGCGCAAGCAATATGACCGCGAGATGGATCGGCTCCAGATCGAACTGGTCAAGCTGCAAGCATGGGCGCGCGACACCGGCACGCGTATCGCTATGATCTTTGAAGGCCGCGACGCTGCCGGCAAAGGCGGCACGATCTCGCGCTTCCGTCAGAATTTGAACCAGCGTTCCGCACATGTGGTGGCCCTGCCCAAACCCACCGAAACCGAAGCAGGTCAGTGGTATTTTCAGCGCTATATCAAACATTTGCCTACCGCCGGTGACATGGTGTTCTTTGATCGCAGCTGGTACAATCGCGGCGTCGTCGAACCGGTGTTCGGCTTTTGCACCGAGGCCCAGCGTGAAGCCTTCTTCGATCAGGTGGTCCCGCTGGAAAAGATGCTGGTGGACGATGGGCTGCACCTGTTCAAATTCTGGCTCAACGTAGGCCGCGGCGAACAGCTGCGGCGGATGCTCGCGCGTGAAGGCGACCCGCTGAAGCAATGGAAGCTCAGCATCATCGATGTCAAAGGGCTGGCGAAATGGGACGCCTATAGCGCCGCGATCAAGGACACGCTGCTGCGGTCCCACACGCCGCAGACCCCGTGGACGGTGATCCGCTCTGACGATAAACGCCGCGCGCGGCTGGCAGCGATCCGGACCGTGCTCCACGCGTTTGACTATACAGGCAAAGATACCAAGGCGATCGGCGCGATTGATGACCAGATTTGCGGCGGGCCGGATATCTGGGATGCCTAA
- a CDS encoding alpha/beta fold hydrolase, translating to MLLILTLVAVGLVIVVHWRASTREAAANAAYPPIGELIDIDGVKVHAKVQGSGPDLVLIHGASGNMRDFTFDMVDQLSDRYRVILFDRPGLGWTDNLPQHAGAWNATAATPHEQAALLQKAADRLGVNTPIVLGHSYGGAVALAWGLSRPDDTAALVLVSGVSEPWEGDLGWQYKLTGSAFGSGIVIPLVTAFVPQGFVRASVDAIFAPQDAPDGYSDHIGTGLSLRRMSMRANAHQVNSLLPEIKRMVPKYATLTMPVELIHGTADTIVPLDVHAAIATPQLPDAVLTTLPGIGHMPQHVTQPDVIAAIDRAATRAGLR from the coding sequence ATGCTGTTGATCCTGACGCTGGTCGCCGTGGGCTTGGTGATCGTGGTGCACTGGCGGGCCAGCACCCGCGAGGCTGCGGCCAACGCCGCCTACCCGCCGATTGGCGAGCTGATCGATATCGACGGCGTCAAGGTCCATGCCAAGGTGCAGGGCAGCGGGCCGGATCTGGTGCTGATCCACGGGGCGTCAGGGAATATGCGGGATTTCACCTTTGATATGGTGGACCAGCTTTCCGACCGCTACCGCGTTATCCTGTTCGACCGTCCGGGGCTCGGCTGGACCGACAACCTGCCCCAACACGCGGGCGCATGGAATGCCACTGCGGCCACACCACATGAACAGGCCGCGCTGTTGCAAAAGGCAGCGGACCGGCTTGGGGTGAACACGCCGATCGTCCTGGGCCACAGCTACGGCGGCGCCGTGGCACTGGCGTGGGGGCTATCGCGGCCCGATGACACGGCGGCGCTGGTGTTGGTGTCTGGCGTGTCCGAGCCGTGGGAAGGTGACCTTGGCTGGCAGTACAAGCTCACCGGCTCTGCCTTTGGGTCGGGTATTGTGATACCGCTGGTCACCGCCTTTGTGCCGCAGGGATTTGTACGCGCCAGCGTCGACGCGATCTTTGCCCCGCAAGACGCGCCTGACGGCTATAGTGACCACATCGGCACCGGCCTATCCCTGCGCCGCATGTCCATGCGCGCCAATGCGCACCAGGTGAACTCGCTGCTGCCCGAAATCAAAAGGATGGTCCCGAAATATGCTACGCTGACCATGCCGGTCGAGCTGATCCACGGCACCGCAGACACCATCGTCCCGCTGGATGTCCACGCGGCAATCGCGACCCCGCAGCTACCCGATGCGGTGCTGACCACCCTGCCCGGCATCGGCCATATGCCGCAACATGTGACCCAACCCGACGTCATTGCCGCCATCGACCGCGCAGCGACACGTGCGGGTTTGCGCTAG
- the metA gene encoding homoserine O-acetyltransferase MetA encodes MPIKLPSDLPAYDVLTREGVMVLDEEMAARQDIRPLRIALLNLMPKKIQTENQFARLIGATPLQIEFSLIRMSDHQSRNTAADHLESFYCPFEEVTHEKFDGLIITGAPIEHLDFDDVTYWEELTRVFDWTQTNVHSTFGVCWGGMAMINYFHGIKKHLLEDKAFGCFRHSNLEPSSPYLRGFSDDLVVPVSRWTEMRAAEVDAVPSLTTLLGSKEVGPCLVEDAGHRALYIFNHLEYDRDTLKDEYDRDVAQGTPINVPCNYYPDDDPTQVPLNRWRSHAHLLYGNWINEIYQTTHYDLNDIGRSNFGT; translated from the coding sequence ATGCCGATTAAACTGCCTTCCGACCTGCCTGCCTACGACGTGCTGACGCGCGAAGGTGTCATGGTGCTGGACGAGGAAATGGCGGCGCGTCAGGATATCCGGCCTTTGCGCATTGCCCTGCTGAACCTGATGCCGAAAAAGATCCAGACAGAAAACCAGTTCGCGCGGTTGATCGGGGCGACGCCCCTGCAGATCGAATTCAGCCTGATCCGCATGTCCGACCACCAGTCGCGCAATACGGCCGCAGATCACCTTGAAAGCTTCTACTGCCCCTTCGAGGAAGTCACCCACGAGAAATTCGATGGGCTGATCATCACCGGTGCCCCGATAGAACATCTGGACTTTGATGACGTCACCTATTGGGAAGAGCTTACCCGCGTCTTTGACTGGACCCAGACCAATGTCCATTCGACCTTCGGTGTGTGCTGGGGCGGCATGGCGATGATCAATTACTTCCACGGTATCAAAAAGCATCTGCTAGAGGACAAGGCATTCGGCTGTTTCCGCCACAGCAACCTTGAACCCTCGTCGCCCTATTTGCGCGGGTTCTCGGATGATCTGGTTGTGCCGGTCAGCCGTTGGACCGAAATGCGGGCGGCAGAGGTCGACGCCGTGCCGAGCCTGACCACCCTGCTCGGCAGCAAGGAGGTCGGCCCCTGTCTGGTCGAGGATGCAGGGCATCGGGCGCTCTATATCTTCAATCACCTTGAATATGACCGCGACACATTGAAGGACGAATATGACCGCGATGTCGCCCAAGGCACGCCGATCAACGTGCCCTGCAACTATTACCCCGATGACGACCCCACGCAGGTGCCGCTGAACCGCTGGCGTAGCCACGCGCATCTGCTGTACGGCAACTGGATCAACGAGATCTACCAGACCACCCACTACGATCTGAACGACATCGGTCGCAGCAATTTTGGGACGTAG
- a CDS encoding ATPase, translating into MLYPSADAWRAAPHKHVLVFGMSGLGKTHMAHLLRQSGGWFHYSIDYRIGTRYLGETIADNAKAEAMKVPFLRDLLLSDSIYIGSNITFDNLSPVATWLGKPGDAAKGGLPMAEYTSRQEAFKQAEIAALCDTGHFARRAETLYGYPHFICDTGGSICEWVDPDDDNDPLMQTLSAECLPVWIKGDDAHTQELIRRFDKAPKPMAYQPEFLLRVWQEYLSENNCQEDDVDPDAFIRWTYAQALAHRQPRYEAMSRWGVTVTADQVAGLKSEDDFNDLIAGTLSA; encoded by the coding sequence ATGCTTTACCCCTCTGCCGATGCGTGGCGTGCCGCGCCGCATAAACATGTGCTGGTCTTTGGCATGTCGGGTCTGGGCAAGACGCATATGGCGCATCTGCTGCGGCAATCGGGGGGGTGGTTTCACTACTCTATCGACTACCGGATCGGCACGCGATACCTGGGTGAAACCATCGCCGACAATGCCAAGGCCGAAGCGATGAAGGTGCCGTTCCTGCGGGATCTTCTCCTGAGCGACAGCATCTACATCGGGTCAAACATCACTTTCGATAACCTTTCGCCCGTGGCGACCTGGCTGGGCAAGCCCGGCGATGCGGCCAAGGGGGGATTGCCGATGGCGGAGTATACCTCCCGACAGGAAGCGTTCAAACAGGCAGAGATCGCGGCCCTGTGCGACACCGGCCATTTCGCCCGCCGTGCGGAGACGCTTTATGGCTATCCGCATTTCATCTGTGACACCGGCGGCTCGATCTGTGAATGGGTGGACCCCGATGACGACAATGATCCGCTGATGCAAACCCTGTCGGCGGAATGTCTGCCGGTCTGGATCAAGGGCGACGATGCTCACACCCAAGAGCTGATCCGCCGCTTTGACAAAGCCCCCAAGCCGATGGCCTACCAGCCCGAGTTCCTGCTGCGGGTGTGGCAAGAATATCTGAGCGAAAACAACTGCCAAGAGGATGATGTCGATCCGGATGCCTTTATCCGCTGGACCTACGCCCAAGCGCTCGCCCACCGACAGCCGCGCTACGAGGCGATGTCGCGATGGGGGGTGACCGTGACTGCCGATCAGGTGGCCGGGCTCAAATCCGAGGATGACTTCAATGACCTGATCGCGGGGACGTTAAGCGCGTGA